A single window of Zea mays cultivar B73 chromosome 10, Zm-B73-REFERENCE-NAM-5.0, whole genome shotgun sequence DNA harbors:
- the LOC100285180 gene encoding flavonol-3-O-glycoside-7-O-glucosyltransferase 1: MSQSEPERSHADSPLHLVFVPFLERSHFAPLAAKAASSAAAGAEHEVAATTTAAIVTTAHFAALAPASVPVHAAPLRCPGGYEDFSLLPDDASAAPTFFAAAEAALAPALTAAIRAHHHGGGGGRPVAVVSDAVLYWAPRVARDCGVPHVTFHTIGAFAAAAMVALHLYRPEVHTDRFAVPGGFPRPVTIHRAQVNEEALAHLPLFRAAEAQSCAVVFNSVAALDADFAAYYRSQLPGTPKEVFLVGPTVSPSPLAVASGGTERDPILQWLDGRDEGSVVYVCFGSTCSLGETQLRELATGLRASGRPFVWVVSTTPRGDGGCAEREARASSNGMVVAGRWAPQAEILAHRAVGGFVTHCGWNSVLEAVSAGVPLATWPLRAEQFLNELFLVEVLRVGVRVRESDLEAVVPADAVVRAVGRLMGDDQQDEEVLAARKARSRELGAAARAAVAEGGSSSGDWARLVYELKAFHGRHNDPQTYK; encoded by the coding sequence ATGTCGCAGTCGGAACCCGAGCGATCGCACGCGGACTCGCCTCTCCACCTCGTCTTCGTGCCATTCCTCGAGCGCAGCCACTTCGCCCCGCTCGCGGCCAAAGCGGCCTCCTCCGCAGCCGCCGGTGCAGAGCACGAGGTCGCCGCCACCACCACGGCCGCCATCGTCACCACGGCACACTTCGCCGCCCTCGCACCGGCGTCCGTGCCAGTCCACGCGGCGCCGCTCCGCTGCCCCGGCGGGTACGAGGACTTCTCCCTCCTCCCGGACGACGCCTCCGCCGCGCCGACCTTCTTCGCCGCCGCCGAGGCCGCCCTTGCGCCGGCGCTCACCGCCGCCATCCGCGCCCACcaccacggcggcggcggcggccgccccGTGGCGGTCGTCTCGGACGCCGTGCTCTACTGGGCCCCGCGCGTCGCGCGCGACTGCGGCGTGCCGCACGTCACCTTCCACACCATCGGCGCCTTCGCCGCGGCGGCCATGGTCGCGCTCCATCTCTACCGCCCCGAGGTGCACACGGACCGGTTCGCCGTCCCCGGGGGCTTCCCGCGCCCCGTGACGATCCACAGAGCGCAGGTCAACGAGGAGGCGCTGGCGCACCTCCCTCTCTTCCGTGCCGCGGAGGCCCAGAGCTGCGCCGTCGTGTTCAACAGCGTCGCTGCGCTCGACGCCGACTTCGCCGCGTACTACCGTAGCCAGCTCCCGGGGACGCCCAAGGAAGTGTTCCTCGTCGGCCCCACGGTCTCTCCATCTCCACTCGCCGTCGCCAGCGGCGGTACGGAGCGGGACCCGATTCTGCAGTGGCTCGATGGCCGGGACGAGGGGTCGGTGGTGTACGTGTGCTTCGGGAGCACGTGCTCGCTGGGGGAGACCCAGCTTCGTGAGCTGGCCACCGGGCTGCGCGCGTCGGGCCGGCCGTTCGTCTGGGTGGTCTCGACGACGCCTCGCGGGGACGGCGGCTGCGCGGAGCGGGAGGCGCGCGCGTCCAGCAACGGCATGGTGGTGGCCGGGCGGTGGGCGCCACAGGCGGAGATCCTGGCGCACCGCGCGGTGGGAGGCTTCGTCACCCACTGCGGCTGGAACTCGGTGCTGGAGGCCGTGTCCGCCGGAGTGCCGCTCGCGACGTGGCCGCTCCGCGCGGAGCAGTTCCTGAACGAGCTGTTCCTCGTGGAGGTGCTCCGCGTGGGCGTGCGGGTACGCGAGTCGGACTTGGAGGCTGTGGTGCCGGCTGATGCGGTGGTGCGCGCCGTGGGGAGGCTCATGGGTGATGACCAGCAGGACGAGGAGGTGTTAGCGGCGAGGAAAGCCAGATCTCGGGAGCTCGGGGCCGCGGCGCGCGCCGCCGTGGCGGAGGGTGGCTCGTCTTCCGGTGACTGGGCACGGCTGGTATATGAGCTCAAGGCGTTCCATGGCCGCCACAACGATCCACAGACGTACAAATGA
- the LOC103642155 gene encoding heavy metal-associated isoprenylated plant protein 2, with translation MSKVTVLKVDTSCAKCKRKVLQAVTGLHGVDKIEVDSEKSTMTVTGTVDPVDVIVQARKAGKRASVLTIGPPAPPKPAEEKKPAEQDKKKAEEKKTAAAGAEKKAPETPATVFVHHVPSWPPCPRYQERVVYEQDPPPCSIM, from the exons ATGTCGAAGGTGACGGTGCTCAAGGTGGACACCTCCTGCGCCAAATGCAAGCGCAAGGTCCTGCAGGCCGTCACCGGCCTCCATG GTGTTGACAAGATCGAGGTGGACTCGGAGAAGAGCACGATGACGGTGACGGGCACCGTGGACCCGGTGGACGTGATCGTGCAGGCGAGGAAGGCCGGGAAGCGCGCGTCCGTGCTCACCATCGGCCCTCCGGCGCCGCCCAAGCCGGCCGAGGAGAAGAAGCCCGCTGAGCAGGATAAGAAGaaggcggaggagaagaagacggcggcggcgggagcggaGAAGAAGGCGCCCGAGACGCCGGCCACGGTGTTCGTCCACCACGTCCCGTCGTGGCCTCCGTGCCCCAGGTACCAGGAGAGAGTAGTGTACGAGCAGGACCCCCCGCCTTGCTCCATCATGTAA